A portion of the Pseudomonas synxantha BG33R genome contains these proteins:
- the def gene encoding peptide deformylase produces the protein MIREILKMGDERLLRIAPPVPPEMFDSPELWQLIDDMFQTMEHVGGVGLAAPQIGVDLQLVIFGFEASERYPEAPPVPQTILINPLITPLSPVLEEGFEGCLSVPGLRGAVNRYQQIRYEGFDPKGEPIVRFADGFHARVVQHECDHLIGRLYPSRITDFSKFGFIEVMFPELDPTADE, from the coding sequence ATGATCCGTGAAATCCTGAAAATGGGCGACGAGCGCCTGCTGCGTATCGCTCCGCCGGTGCCGCCGGAAATGTTCGACAGCCCCGAGTTGTGGCAACTGATCGACGACATGTTCCAGACCATGGAACATGTGGGCGGTGTTGGCCTGGCTGCACCGCAGATTGGTGTCGACCTGCAACTGGTGATCTTTGGTTTCGAAGCCAGCGAGCGCTATCCGGAGGCGCCGCCGGTACCGCAGACCATCCTGATCAACCCGCTTATCACGCCCCTGAGCCCGGTGCTGGAAGAGGGCTTCGAAGGCTGCCTGTCGGTGCCCGGTTTGCGCGGCGCCGTGAACCGTTACCAGCAGATCCGCTACGAAGGTTTCGATCCCAAGGGCGAGCCGATTGTGCGTTTTGCCGACGGCTTTCATGCGCGGGTGGTGCAGCATGAGTGCGACCATTTGATCGGTCGGCTGTACCCGTCGCGGATCACCGATTTCAGCAAGTTCGGGTTTATCGAAGTGATGTTCCCGGAATTGGATCCGACAGCTGACGAATAA
- a CDS encoding YihY/virulence factor BrkB family protein produces the protein MIFPVLDGLKLHKVLIRTVTEFVDDEMPTYASALAYQMLFSLFPFLLFLIALIGFLHLPDFFTWLRLQSELVLPPQALEQVNPVIDQLQQSKGGLLSVGIVIALWTASAGVRLMMSAMNAAYDVVEGRPIWKRFPLSIFYTVGIAGMLLAAAALMVLGPQVMEWLAGQIGMQEFVVTLWTILRWPLIVILLMFAVALMYYVMPDVEQKFRFITPGSVLAVVVWIVASLGFGYYVKTFADYNAMYGSIGAIIVLLLYFYISAAVLLLGAEMNAVIEHMSAEGKDPGEKEFDEPGHTDEKQHVSGLGRDHSKPTPEEVPR, from the coding sequence ATGATTTTTCCGGTACTCGATGGTCTCAAGCTGCATAAGGTGCTGATACGCACCGTCACGGAATTCGTCGATGACGAGATGCCTACCTACGCCTCGGCACTGGCCTATCAGATGCTGTTCTCGTTGTTTCCCTTCCTGCTGTTCCTGATTGCCCTGATCGGTTTCCTGCATCTGCCGGACTTCTTCACCTGGCTGCGCTTGCAGTCGGAGCTGGTGTTGCCGCCCCAGGCGCTGGAGCAGGTCAACCCGGTCATCGACCAGTTGCAACAGTCCAAGGGTGGCTTGCTCTCGGTAGGTATCGTCATCGCGCTGTGGACCGCCTCTGCGGGCGTACGTTTGATGATGAGCGCGATGAACGCCGCGTACGACGTGGTCGAAGGCCGGCCGATCTGGAAGCGTTTTCCGCTGTCGATTTTCTACACCGTCGGCATTGCCGGCATGTTGCTGGCCGCCGCTGCGCTGATGGTGCTTGGCCCGCAGGTCATGGAATGGCTGGCCGGGCAGATCGGCATGCAGGAGTTCGTCGTCACCCTGTGGACCATCCTGCGCTGGCCATTGATCGTGATCCTGCTGATGTTCGCCGTGGCACTCATGTATTACGTGATGCCGGACGTCGAGCAGAAATTCCGCTTCATTACCCCAGGCTCGGTGTTGGCCGTGGTGGTGTGGATTGTGGCTTCCCTGGGCTTTGGTTATTACGTCAAAACCTTCGCCGACTACAACGCCATGTATGGCAGCATCGGCGCGATCATTGTCCTGCTCCTGTACTTCTATATTTCCGCCGCCGTGTTACTGCTGGGTGCGGAGATGAATGCCGTGATCGAACACATGTCAGCCGAAGGCAAGGACCCAGGTGAAAAGGAGTTTGACGAACCCGGTCATACCGATGAAAAACAGCACGTCTCGGGCCTAGGCCGGGACCACTCCAAGCCCACCCCTGAAGAAGTGCCACGATGA
- a CDS encoding CsbD family protein has protein sequence MSSTSDKAKGLANEAVGNIKQGIGKVTDNDKLRAEGVIQEKKGEAQQAVGKTKDAVKKATE, from the coding sequence ATGAGCAGCACATCGGATAAGGCAAAAGGTTTGGCGAACGAAGCGGTCGGCAACATCAAGCAGGGTATCGGCAAAGTCACGGACAACGACAAACTGCGTGCAGAAGGCGTGATCCAAGAGAAAAAAGGTGAAGCGCAGCAAGCAGTCGGGAAAACCAAGGACGCGGTGAAAAAAGCCACCGAATAA
- a CDS encoding multidrug effflux MFS transporter — MNSRMVITNSCLILVLGLFSIDLYNPALPEIARVFSVTDAQSQNLVVFYLAGFALSQLVYGPISDRKGRVPVIMVSLALGALGNYLTSTADSIQALYLFRLLTGIGAGGCPVISRAILSDTFKDKTELSKSLTVFSMASQVSPALAPVLGGFITAALPWQYNFYALTLITLLGAVFIKATLVETAPLQGVPSKRLEGFKVLLRDFNFMVYSLVSAVLFAITIGYFTASPFIYQLQFHLQSQENGLLFVGYSAGIVLGSYLTKRFLNRYSPERILMTSLVALTVLAALAPLVLQAFKLVTAPALVAYGFLVALGCGLSSPLLLGISLHGQAKHAGTGSALQGAIKMAGAALALFFFSEGHTSTAMGLMMGILVMSLFCLFAIALAQRIAGRSVATA, encoded by the coding sequence GTGAATTCTAGAATGGTGATCACCAACTCCTGCCTGATCCTGGTATTGGGGTTGTTTTCCATTGACTTGTACAACCCCGCCTTGCCGGAGATTGCACGGGTATTTTCGGTAACTGACGCGCAGTCCCAAAACCTGGTGGTCTTCTATCTGGCAGGCTTTGCACTGTCCCAGTTGGTGTATGGGCCGATCTCCGATAGAAAAGGGCGGGTACCGGTGATTATGGTCTCCCTTGCCCTCGGCGCCTTGGGCAATTACCTGACGTCGACGGCGGACAGTATTCAGGCGCTCTATCTGTTTCGTTTGTTAACAGGCATCGGTGCTGGCGGTTGCCCCGTGATAAGCCGGGCGATATTGAGCGATACGTTCAAAGATAAAACCGAGTTGTCCAAATCGCTGACGGTGTTCTCCATGGCGTCCCAGGTCTCGCCTGCGCTTGCGCCGGTACTGGGTGGTTTTATAACTGCTGCACTTCCTTGGCAATATAATTTCTACGCACTGACCCTGATCACGCTGCTCGGCGCCGTATTTATCAAGGCCACACTGGTTGAAACAGCTCCGCTGCAGGGCGTGCCTTCCAAACGGCTTGAGGGTTTCAAAGTGCTGCTGCGCGACTTCAACTTCATGGTTTACAGCCTGGTCTCTGCGGTACTGTTTGCGATCACCATCGGCTACTTCACCGCGAGCCCATTCATCTATCAATTGCAGTTCCATCTGCAGAGCCAGGAAAACGGCCTGCTGTTCGTTGGCTACTCTGCGGGTATCGTCTTGGGTTCTTACCTGACCAAGCGGTTTTTGAATCGTTACTCGCCTGAGCGCATCCTGATGACGTCCTTGGTGGCGCTGACGGTGTTGGCGGCGCTCGCTCCGCTGGTTCTCCAGGCATTCAAGTTGGTCACGGCCCCGGCGCTGGTGGCGTATGGCTTTTTGGTCGCTCTCGGCTGTGGCCTGTCCTCACCCTTGTTGTTGGGGATCAGTCTGCATGGCCAGGCAAAACATGCCGGTACCGGGAGTGCGCTGCAAGGCGCGATCAAGATGGCGGGTGCGGCACTGGCGCTGTTCTTTTTCTCTGAGGGGCACACCAGCACCGCCATGGGGCTGATGATGGGGATACTGGTCATGTCGCTGTTTTGCCTGTTCGCCATCGCCCTGGCTCAGCGTATTGCCGGCCGGTCAGTGGCAACCGCCTGA